From Deinococcus multiflagellatus, the proteins below share one genomic window:
- a CDS encoding YwiC-like family protein, whose translation MTAAPLAPTPQPRRLPLRPIALPAEHGGWSLLLEPLVLALLLVPSAGGALLAGAAASLFLTRHPLKLALNDRRRGKRYPRTAWAERFAALYAALALGCGLAALALAGGSWGWPLLLAAPLALLQLRFDAHNRGRDLLPEIAGAAALAAAAPALVLAGGGDARVAWALWAVAGTRAAVSILYVRARLRLERGAPAPGRGPVLAHVLALGGMLALAALDLVPTLSVLAFGALLARAAHGLSSQRRPARATVIGLRELLFGLLTVGSTALGFALGR comes from the coding sequence GTGACTGCTGCCCCCCTTGCCCCGACCCCCCAGCCCCGCCGGTTACCCCTGCGGCCCATTGCCCTGCCCGCCGAGCATGGCGGCTGGAGTCTGCTGCTTGAACCCCTGGTGCTGGCGCTGCTGCTCGTTCCCTCTGCGGGCGGCGCGCTGCTGGCGGGCGCCGCAGCCAGCCTGTTTCTGACCCGTCACCCGCTCAAACTGGCGCTGAATGACCGCCGCCGGGGCAAGCGGTATCCGCGCACCGCGTGGGCCGAGCGCTTTGCGGCGCTGTACGCCGCCCTGGCCCTGGGGTGCGGGCTGGCGGCGCTGGCGCTGGCCGGGGGCTCCTGGGGCTGGCCGCTGCTGCTGGCCGCGCCCCTGGCCCTGCTGCAACTGCGCTTTGACGCCCACAACCGTGGCCGCGACCTGCTGCCCGAGATCGCCGGGGCCGCCGCCCTGGCCGCCGCCGCCCCCGCACTGGTGCTGGCCGGGGGCGGCGACGCCCGCGTGGCCTGGGCGCTGTGGGCAGTGGCCGGCACGCGGGCAGCGGTCAGCATTCTGTACGTGCGAGCGCGGCTGCGGCTGGAACGCGGCGCGCCCGCCCCCGGACGTGGTCCGGTGCTGGCGCACGTCCTGGCGCTGGGCGGAATGCTGGCGCTGGCTGCCCTGGACCTGGTGCCCACGCTGAGCGTGCTGGCCTTTGGGGCGCTGCTGGCCCGCGCCGCCCACGGCCTGTCCAGCCAGCGCCGCCCGGCGCGCGCCACGGTGATCGGCCTGCGCGAACTGCTGTTCGGCCTGCTCACGGTGGGCAGCACCGCGCTGGGTTTTGCGCTGGGCCGCTAG
- a CDS encoding truncated hemoglobin translates to MMTLYDRVGGEAAAQRLVHGFYARARLDPQLSPVFAQAAGGDPGRWWAQHLPKMVRFWITVAGGPASYHGAPVAAHDGLGLVAAHFDAWLALWAQVLQKQLPPDCAAELYGRAARMRTVIERHVAGQPLPTPEAYRRAEAGHA, encoded by the coding sequence ATGATGACGCTCTACGACCGCGTGGGCGGCGAGGCCGCCGCGCAGCGCCTGGTGCACGGCTTTTATGCCCGCGCCCGCCTTGACCCCCAGCTCAGCCCAGTCTTTGCGCAGGCGGCCGGGGGCGACCCGGGCCGCTGGTGGGCGCAGCACCTGCCCAAGATGGTGCGGTTCTGGATCACGGTGGCCGGCGGCCCCGCCAGCTATCACGGCGCGCCGGTGGCTGCCCACGACGGATTGGGGCTGGTGGCCGCGCACTTTGACGCGTGGCTGGCGCTGTGGGCGCAGGTTCTGCAAAAGCAGCTGCCGCCCGACTGCGCCGCCGAACTGTACGGCCGCGCCGCGCGCATGCGCACCGTGATTGAGCGGCACGTGGCGGGCCAGCCTCTGCCCACGCCAGAGGCCTACCGCCGGGCAGAGGCGGGCCATGCTTGA
- a CDS encoding alpha/beta fold hydrolase — translation MATQQTEQAGLTHHHIVAGDVRLHYVAAGPVDGPPAVLLHGFPEFWRAWERQMGPLARAGFRVIVPDLRGYNLSEKPAGVEAYALHTLQQDVAGLIRALGYEQAHVVGHDWGGIIAWALAIRQPEVVRRLVILNAPHPGAARRVRRQPAQWRRSWYIFLFQLPWLPERLLDRFGQWALQGVNPAAYTDRDRELYRQAWHQPGAATAMINYYRALRLAGRGHSGPLQVSAPTLVLWGDRDVALLPELADGLERWVPGVRVVHFPHASHWLMRDEPLRVNNLIAEFLAEEAEQRS, via the coding sequence GTGGCGACCCAGCAGACCGAACAGGCGGGCCTGACCCACCACCACATCGTGGCTGGGGACGTGCGGCTGCATTACGTGGCGGCGGGCCCTGTGGACGGCCCGCCCGCCGTGTTGCTGCACGGCTTCCCCGAGTTCTGGCGCGCCTGGGAGCGGCAGATGGGCCCGCTGGCCCGCGCGGGCTTCCGGGTGATCGTGCCGGACCTGCGAGGCTACAACCTCAGCGAGAAGCCGGCTGGCGTGGAGGCCTACGCGCTGCACACGCTGCAGCAGGACGTGGCCGGCCTGATCCGCGCCCTGGGCTACGAGCAGGCGCATGTGGTGGGCCACGACTGGGGCGGCATCATCGCCTGGGCGCTGGCCATCCGCCAGCCAGAGGTGGTGCGCAGGCTGGTGATTCTGAACGCGCCTCACCCAGGCGCTGCCCGCCGGGTGAGGCGCCAGCCCGCGCAGTGGCGGCGGTCGTGGTACATCTTCCTTTTTCAGCTGCCCTGGCTGCCCGAGCGCCTGTTGGACCGCTTTGGCCAGTGGGCGCTGCAGGGCGTCAACCCGGCCGCCTACACCGACCGGGACCGCGAACTGTACCGGCAGGCGTGGCACCAGCCGGGCGCGGCAACCGCCATGATCAATTACTACCGGGCGCTGCGTCTGGCCGGGCGAGGCCACAGCGGCCCGCTGCAGGTGAGCGCGCCCACGCTGGTGCTGTGGGGAGACCGGGACGTGGCCCTGCTGCCCGAACTGGCTGACGGCCTGGAGCGCTGGGTGCCCGGGGTGCGCGTGGTGCACTTTCCCCACGCCAGCCACTGGCTGATGCGCGACGAGCCGCTGCGGGTGAACAACCTGATCGCCGAGTTCCTGGCGGAGGAGGCGGAGCAGAGGAGCTAA
- a CDS encoding putative bifunctional diguanylate cyclase/phosphodiesterase, translating into MSSSPPSSPSRLLPPAPGRVTFALCALLLGLHALWVAFPQGDPVTRLWISSLIYIPTFIFAGLTCLWNARRHGDERAAWRILGAGLISFGVGQALYAYLLLVRQDPPFPSVADIGFLLALALYAWGFLRFRHPPLTRWDTLRLGVDVAIIMAAVGVYAWQYVLWGVLKAYAGQPVAAMIGLTYPVGDLLLLSILLLISLRGGARPGPRETLLAAGLLALIVADQAFIVLGAAGTYQEGSWPDVFWALGATLFAAASFRPPQEHALFAPLAALHRAALFLPYVALAAAFALLIATHGAPGPAARGVLWGTLLVTALVVVRQVLAFVDNARLTAQLRQLSGELEGRVQRRTAELNRANAALRELTDDLERKVRERTAELEASQARLAHQAQHDVLTGLPNRALFQDRLERGIATAVRERRKVAVLFIDLDGFKAVNDTLGHAAGDELLREVAARLQDSVRRNDTVARLGGDEFTVMLLGIHSAQDAALVAAKILDRLRQPIPLDGAQAHVTGSIGVSLYPDDGADALDLQRFADLAMYRAKQGGKNNVTFYAPEMNAAGTARSSMEVGLRGALERGELQVVYQPLHDLSGQVRGAEALLRWHSAALGHVSPATFIPVAEDTGLIIPIGTYVLNEACRQLAAWREAGRPIERMSVNVSPAQFVRDDFVDVVRRALQSWRLQGRDLELELTERMIIRDVEGVSRRMAELRAMGVRLSIDDFGTGNSALNYLMTLPVTTLKVDRTFVQALEDSPGAYRIVQAIVALGHALGLDVVAEGVETPAQLLQVRDLGVERTQGFLLGRPGPPEELNWEGAPESPLN; encoded by the coding sequence ATGTCGTCTTCCCCACCATCTTCGCCCAGCCGCCTTCTGCCCCCGGCCCCGGGGCGCGTGACCTTTGCCCTGTGCGCGCTGCTGCTGGGGCTGCATGCCCTGTGGGTGGCCTTTCCCCAGGGCGACCCTGTGACCCGGCTGTGGATCAGCAGCCTGATCTACATTCCCACCTTCATCTTTGCGGGCCTCACCTGCCTGTGGAACGCCCGGCGCCACGGGGACGAGCGGGCGGCGTGGCGCATCCTGGGCGCGGGGCTGATCTCGTTCGGCGTGGGGCAGGCGCTGTACGCCTACCTGCTGCTGGTGCGCCAGGACCCTCCGTTTCCCTCGGTGGCGGACATCGGGTTTCTGCTGGCCCTGGCGCTGTATGCCTGGGGCTTTCTGCGCTTCCGGCACCCGCCGCTGACCCGCTGGGACACCCTGCGCCTGGGCGTGGACGTGGCGATCATCATGGCCGCCGTGGGGGTGTACGCGTGGCAGTACGTGCTGTGGGGCGTGTTGAAGGCGTATGCCGGGCAACCCGTGGCCGCCATGATCGGGCTGACCTACCCCGTGGGCGACCTGCTGCTGCTGAGCATCCTGCTGCTGATCTCGCTGCGCGGCGGCGCCCGCCCGGGGCCCCGGGAAACGCTGCTGGCGGCTGGCCTGCTGGCCCTGATCGTGGCGGATCAGGCGTTTATCGTGCTGGGCGCGGCGGGCACCTACCAGGAAGGCTCGTGGCCGGACGTGTTCTGGGCGCTGGGGGCCACCCTGTTTGCCGCCGCCTCGTTCCGGCCGCCGCAGGAGCACGCGCTGTTTGCGCCGCTGGCGGCCCTGCACCGCGCCGCGCTGTTTCTGCCCTACGTGGCGCTGGCAGCGGCCTTTGCGCTGCTGATTGCCACGCACGGGGCGCCGGGCCCAGCGGCGCGGGGGGTGCTGTGGGGCACGCTGCTGGTCACGGCGCTGGTGGTGGTGCGGCAGGTGCTGGCCTTTGTGGACAACGCCCGCCTGACCGCCCAGCTGCGCCAGCTGTCCGGCGAACTGGAAGGGCGGGTGCAGCGCCGCACCGCTGAACTGAACCGCGCCAACGCCGCCCTGCGCGAGCTGACCGACGACCTGGAGCGCAAGGTGCGCGAACGCACCGCCGAACTGGAAGCCAGTCAGGCCCGGCTGGCCCACCAGGCGCAGCACGACGTGCTGACCGGCCTGCCCAACCGCGCGCTGTTTCAGGACCGCCTGGAGCGCGGCATTGCCACCGCCGTGCGCGAGCGGCGCAAGGTGGCTGTCCTGTTTATTGACCTGGACGGCTTCAAGGCGGTGAACGACACCCTGGGCCACGCGGCGGGCGACGAACTGCTGCGCGAGGTGGCCGCGCGGCTGCAGGACAGCGTGCGCCGCAACGACACGGTGGCCCGGCTGGGCGGCGACGAATTCACGGTGATGCTGCTGGGCATTCACAGTGCCCAGGACGCCGCGCTGGTGGCCGCCAAGATTCTGGACCGGCTGCGCCAGCCTATCCCCCTGGACGGCGCCCAGGCCCATGTGACGGGCTCTATTGGCGTCAGCCTGTACCCCGACGACGGCGCCGACGCGCTGGACCTGCAGCGCTTTGCCGACCTCGCCATGTACCGCGCCAAGCAGGGCGGCAAGAACAACGTGACCTTCTACGCCCCGGAAATGAACGCGGCGGGCACGGCCCGCTCCAGCATGGAGGTGGGGCTGCGCGGCGCCCTGGAACGCGGCGAGTTGCAGGTGGTGTACCAGCCGCTGCACGACCTGTCCGGGCAGGTGCGCGGCGCCGAGGCCCTGCTGCGCTGGCACAGCGCCGCGCTGGGTCATGTCTCGCCCGCCACCTTCATTCCGGTGGCCGAGGACACGGGCCTGATCATTCCCATCGGCACCTACGTGCTGAACGAGGCCTGCCGCCAGCTGGCCGCGTGGCGCGAGGCCGGGCGGCCCATAGAGCGCATGAGCGTGAATGTCTCGCCCGCGCAGTTTGTCCGGGACGACTTTGTGGACGTGGTGCGCCGGGCGCTGCAGAGCTGGCGCCTGCAGGGCCGCGATCTGGAACTGGAACTCACCGAACGCATGATCATCCGCGATGTCGAAGGCGTGTCGCGCCGCATGGCCGAACTGCGCGCCATGGGCGTGCGCCTGAGCATTGACGATTTCGGCACTGGCAACTCGGCCCTGAATTACCTGATGACCCTGCCGGTGACCACCCTGAAGGTGGACCGCACCTTCGTGCAGGCCCTGGAGGACTCGCCGGGGGCCTACCGGATCGTGCAGGCCATCGTGGCGCTGGGGCACGCCCTGGGACTGGACGTGGTGGCCGAAGGCGTGGAAACCCCCGCCCAGTTGCTGCAGGTGCGCGACCTGGGCGTGGAGCGCACCCAGGGCTTTCTGCTGGGCCGCCCCGGCCCCCCCGAGGAACTGAACTGGGAGGGCGCCCCCGAGAGCCCGCTGAACTGA
- a CDS encoding TetR/AcrR family transcriptional regulator, producing MARPRQITDEQIVAAAQEVFLEQGFAATTAAIARRAGVSEGTLFNRFPTKEDLFSAALGLTDYGQWRAALLSAVGQGEVRRNLERAALSMLREAEALVPRLTVVFSRGHDPSHNPMLERLDDPMRADAQAITGYLQGEVALGRVRPLDAEVTALTVVGALTHFIHQEQVMPPPGRTPVDAGRFVRGLLDVLWPGLAP from the coding sequence ATGGCACGCCCCCGGCAGATTACCGATGAACAGATTGTGGCGGCGGCGCAGGAGGTCTTTCTGGAACAGGGTTTTGCGGCCACCACCGCCGCGATTGCGCGCCGCGCGGGCGTGTCCGAGGGCACCCTCTTCAACCGCTTTCCCACCAAGGAGGACCTGTTCTCGGCCGCCCTTGGCCTTACCGATTACGGCCAGTGGCGCGCGGCGCTCCTGTCGGCGGTGGGCCAGGGCGAGGTGCGGCGCAACCTGGAGCGCGCTGCACTGAGCATGCTGCGCGAAGCCGAGGCCCTGGTGCCCCGCCTGACTGTGGTGTTCTCACGCGGCCACGACCCCAGCCACAACCCCATGCTGGAGCGCCTGGACGACCCCATGCGCGCCGACGCCCAGGCCATCACGGGCTACCTGCAAGGCGAGGTGGCCCTGGGCCGCGTGCGCCCGCTGGACGCCGAGGTGACGGCCCTGACGGTGGTGGGCGCCCTGACGCATTTCATTCACCAGGAACAGGTGATGCCGCCGCCTGGGCGCACGCCCGTGGACGCCGGACGCTTTGTGCGCGGCCTGCTGGATGTCCTGTGGCCGGGCCTCGCTCCCTGA
- a CDS encoding cupin domain-containing protein: MLEQLSTPGPLLRTPGVRVLLRALPPGGEIPAHAHPGHEVLVTALSGELTLCTPGTTLTLNPGELARLDDTTPLALRAGPAGATFSVTLTRRDAPPTP, encoded by the coding sequence ATGCTTGAGCAACTGAGCACCCCCGGCCCACTGCTGCGCACCCCGGGCGTGCGCGTGCTGCTCCGGGCCCTGCCACCGGGCGGCGAGATCCCGGCCCACGCCCACCCCGGCCACGAGGTGCTGGTCACGGCCTTGTCAGGTGAATTGACCCTGTGCACCCCCGGCACCACCCTGACCCTGAACCCCGGCGAACTGGCCCGGCTGGACGACACCACCCCGCTGGCCCTGCGCGCGGGCCCGGCAGGCGCCACCTTCAGCGTGACCCTGACCCGCCGGGACGCACCCCCCACCCCCTGA
- a CDS encoding DUF4142 domain-containing protein: protein MRTKATMILLPALLAACAPAMMTPPNAGTVDGLFLQAMTGSNLFEIQSSQVALSKSNTAAVRTYAQMLINHHTAAQNQVSTLAAARGVPLPTALPPELQLKVSALSGLNAAAFDAAYLQEQVVAHQMTLSLIQNERTAGKDAEVVALANAQAPIIQQHLDQAQALLRSPASPSQP, encoded by the coding sequence ATGCGAACGAAAGCCACGATGATTCTTCTGCCCGCCCTGCTTGCGGCCTGCGCGCCGGCCATGATGACGCCGCCCAACGCCGGCACCGTGGACGGCCTGTTTCTGCAGGCGATGACCGGCAGCAACCTGTTTGAAATCCAGTCGTCGCAGGTGGCCCTGTCCAAGAGCAACACCGCCGCCGTGCGGACCTACGCGCAGATGCTTATTAACCACCACACCGCCGCCCAGAATCAGGTGAGCACCCTGGCCGCCGCGCGGGGCGTGCCGCTGCCCACGGCCCTGCCCCCCGAACTGCAGCTGAAGGTTTCGGCGCTCTCCGGGCTGAATGCCGCCGCGTTTGACGCCGCGTACCTGCAGGAGCAGGTGGTGGCCCACCAGATGACCCTCAGCCTGATCCAGAACGAGCGCACAGCGGGCAAGGACGCCGAAGTGGTGGCGCTGGCGAACGCCCAGGCGCCCATCATTCAGCAGCATCTAGACCAGGCCCAGGCGCTGCTGCGCTCACCCGCCAGCCCTTCGCAGCCCTGA
- a CDS encoding PAAR domain-containing protein yields MPPAARVGDNHTCPLYDGKSPHVGGPVNMGSPTVMIGRMPAARVGDMCVCSGPPDTIARGSATVFINKKPAARLGDMTAHGGVIVAGAPTVNIGG; encoded by the coding sequence ATGCCCCCTGCCGCGCGCGTTGGTGACAACCACACCTGCCCCCTGTACGACGGCAAATCGCCCCATGTGGGCGGGCCAGTCAACATGGGCAGCCCCACGGTCATGATTGGCCGCATGCCGGCGGCCCGCGTGGGCGACATGTGCGTGTGCTCTGGCCCGCCCGACACCATCGCCCGGGGCAGCGCCACCGTGTTTATCAACAAGAAGCCCGCCGCGCGTCTGGGCGACATGACGGCCCACGGCGGCGTGATCGTGGCCGGGGCCCCCACGGTGAATATCGGGGGGTAG
- a CDS encoding polysaccharide lyase domain-containing protein translates to MSVPHRFSPARTPAVTLLGAALLALSACGQNPSPAADQPRLSAQAAQVYRVSCTATSGPRTLEDIGRLALNPGDQVLLQRGCTFPATASSALQVSRSGTSAAPITFGAYGTGAAPVIRQSGQNSTVQIRGSWLVFQDIALVADPLPAAGGGVRCTAQPVGWLVGWEVWGTRNTLNRVSARGYMTGVMLVRGDGTLGSHRVLNSSFFNNSVMQTNTPGGDDDSGAWGVLVNSSNNEIASNRFTGHSACSEDYGRDGASVEIYQSSNNWVHHNETHEDVAFVELGGTPALPSRNNRIEDNVYMPVQTGGAFVTLRGARSSWGANPGTSVRRNTSYLADLGITCSDGCSAQILVAEDNKLWERQTSSGLSTKTFAFWADAPVSERRNTFWRDDGRPVASIDGGSLDSTDRIAPFTRPTATF, encoded by the coding sequence ATGAGCGTCCCTCACCGCTTCAGCCCTGCTCGAACACCCGCCGTCACCCTGCTTGGCGCCGCCCTGCTGGCCCTCAGTGCCTGCGGCCAGAACCCCTCCCCGGCGGCCGACCAGCCCCGCCTGAGCGCCCAGGCCGCGCAGGTCTACCGGGTCTCGTGTACCGCCACCAGCGGGCCCCGCACCCTGGAGGACATTGGCCGCTTGGCCCTGAACCCGGGCGATCAGGTGCTGCTGCAGCGGGGCTGCACCTTTCCGGCCACCGCTTCTTCCGCCCTGCAGGTCAGCCGCTCGGGCACCAGCGCGGCGCCCATCACCTTCGGGGCGTACGGCACGGGGGCGGCGCCGGTCATTCGCCAGAGCGGCCAGAATTCCACGGTGCAGATCCGGGGCTCGTGGCTGGTGTTTCAGGATATTGCCCTGGTGGCCGATCCGCTGCCCGCAGCCGGGGGCGGCGTGCGCTGCACCGCCCAGCCGGTGGGCTGGCTGGTGGGCTGGGAGGTCTGGGGCACCCGCAACACCCTCAACCGCGTCTCGGCGCGCGGCTACATGACGGGCGTGATGCTGGTGCGCGGCGACGGCACCCTGGGCTCTCACAGGGTGCTGAACAGCAGCTTCTTCAATAACTCGGTGATGCAGACGAACACCCCCGGCGGCGATGACGATTCCGGCGCCTGGGGCGTGCTGGTGAACAGCAGCAACAACGAGATTGCGTCGAACCGCTTTACCGGCCACTCGGCCTGCAGCGAGGACTACGGGCGCGACGGTGCCAGTGTCGAGATTTACCAGTCCAGCAACAACTGGGTGCATCACAACGAAACCCACGAGGACGTGGCCTTTGTGGAACTGGGCGGCACGCCGGCCCTGCCCAGCCGCAACAACCGCATTGAGGACAATGTGTATATGCCGGTGCAGACGGGCGGCGCTTTCGTGACACTGCGCGGCGCCCGCAGCAGCTGGGGCGCCAACCCCGGGACCTCGGTGCGGCGCAACACCTCGTATCTGGCGGACCTGGGCATCACCTGCTCGGACGGCTGCTCGGCGCAGATTCTGGTGGCCGAGGACAACAAGCTCTGGGAGCGGCAGACCTCCAGCGGCCTGAGCACCAAGACCTTCGCCTTCTGGGCCGACGCCCCTGTGTCCGAGCGGCGCAACACCTTCTGGCGCGACGATGGGCGCCCGGTCGCCAGCATCGACGGCGGCTCGCTGGACAGCACCGACCGCATCGCCCCCTTCACCCGCCCCACCGCCACCTTCTAG
- a CDS encoding TolC family protein, producing the protein MPVPPPRSRAPLLALCAALLLSGAQAQSAPPPPPTSPPATTAPATAAPAGLGLPDLLLALRASPGWRSADLNYQAAVLALQSARTRAGLSVTAGADSSLSRVPWDGGEWKGAATVTLSASVAVLPWSPALAAVRSAERALIAAALDLRAARAAQTAALFQALGGLRRAQAGLEAAQAGRALAERLLTVTEAQRAGGLATEAGVLERRAALEAAVAGQDTAARAVTQAAQALTRLLGTPVAVAPTVLTAPLPDLTPAGDLDTLLARALRQRPEVARAQAALADAQAGLSAARLDARLPDVTASVRAGQLADAQGNPGRTVGASLNLKAGVLGVQASVPLRDTGAAVSGVALSLNASLPLLGRPQDAALAQAELGAAQAELGLASARQAAELDVRTRFSALDDERAGLQAARTRVQAAELGVQNARARLQAGLGTALEVAQADLTLLQARQALQAAQDSVALAGLALAQATADLDPLLPTLPAPLPTGGQP; encoded by the coding sequence ATGCCTGTCCCTCCCCCACGTTCCCGGGCGCCGCTGCTGGCCCTGTGCGCCGCGCTGCTGCTTTCTGGCGCCCAGGCGCAGAGCGCGCCGCCACCGCCGCCCACGTCTCCCCCAGCTACCACGGCCCCAGCCACTGCGGCCCCGGCGGGCCTGGGCCTGCCCGACCTGCTGCTCGCCCTGCGCGCCTCGCCGGGCTGGCGCAGCGCCGACCTGAATTACCAGGCGGCGGTTCTGGCGCTGCAAAGTGCCCGCACCCGCGCCGGCCTGAGCGTGACCGCCGGCGCCGACAGTTCGCTGAGCCGCGTGCCCTGGGACGGCGGCGAGTGGAAGGGCGCGGCCACGGTGACCCTGAGCGCCAGCGTGGCCGTGCTGCCCTGGTCGCCCGCGCTGGCGGCCGTGCGCAGCGCCGAGCGGGCCCTGATTGCTGCCGCCCTGGACCTGCGCGCCGCGCGGGCGGCCCAGACGGCGGCGCTGTTTCAGGCGCTGGGTGGCCTGCGCCGCGCCCAGGCCGGGCTGGAAGCGGCCCAGGCCGGGCGCGCCCTGGCCGAGCGCCTGCTGACGGTCACTGAAGCCCAGCGCGCGGGCGGCCTGGCGACAGAGGCCGGGGTGCTGGAGCGCCGCGCGGCCCTGGAAGCGGCGGTGGCGGGGCAGGACACGGCCGCCCGCGCGGTGACCCAGGCGGCCCAGGCCCTGACCCGGCTGCTGGGCACGCCGGTGGCTGTCGCCCCCACCGTCCTGACCGCTCCGCTGCCCGACCTCACCCCGGCCGGCGACCTGGACACCCTGCTGGCCCGCGCCCTGCGCCAGCGCCCCGAGGTGGCCCGCGCCCAGGCGGCGCTGGCCGATGCCCAGGCTGGCCTCTCGGCGGCGCGCCTGGACGCCCGGCTGCCCGACGTGACCGCCAGCGTGCGGGCCGGCCAGCTGGCCGACGCCCAGGGCAACCCCGGGCGCACCGTGGGCGCCAGCCTGAACCTGAAAGCCGGGGTCCTGGGCGTGCAGGCCAGCGTGCCGCTGCGCGACACCGGCGCGGCGGTCAGTGGCGTGGCCCTGTCGCTCAATGCCTCGCTGCCCCTCCTGGGCCGCCCCCAGGACGCTGCCCTGGCCCAGGCCGAACTGGGCGCGGCACAGGCTGAACTGGGCCTTGCCAGTGCCCGGCAGGCCGCCGAACTGGACGTGCGTACCCGCTTCAGCGCCCTGGACGACGAACGCGCGGGCCTGCAGGCGGCGCGCACCCGCGTGCAGGCTGCCGAACTGGGCGTGCAGAACGCCCGCGCCCGGCTGCAGGCGGGCCTGGGCACCGCGCTGGAAGTGGCGCAGGCTGACCTGACCCTGCTGCAGGCCCGGCAGGCGCTGCAGGCCGCCCAGGACAGTGTGGCCCTGGCGGGCCTCGCGCTGGCGCAGGCCACCGCTGACCTTGATCCCTTGCTGCCCACCCTTCCCGCCCCCCTGCCCACCGGAGGCCAACCATGA
- a CDS encoding universal stress protein: MFKHIFVTTDGSPCGDAALPLAAGLADTCGAALTVAYVVPDLLAGHEGPYVRDYVQELAEAQEQGRSVLRRAATARPGTQTVLLDSRASTVARSLLRGAQTQGADLIVMSTHGRSGLGRLLLGSVAEEVTRHAAVPVLLVRAGDPAPQTSSSEAPA, translated from the coding sequence ATGTTCAAACACATCTTTGTCACCACTGACGGCAGCCCCTGCGGCGACGCGGCGCTGCCCCTGGCGGCCGGGCTGGCCGACACCTGCGGCGCGGCCCTGACGGTCGCCTACGTGGTGCCCGATCTGCTGGCGGGCCACGAAGGCCCTTACGTGCGCGACTACGTGCAGGAGCTGGCTGAGGCCCAGGAACAGGGCCGCAGTGTGCTGCGCCGGGCGGCCACGGCGCGCCCCGGCACCCAGACGGTGCTGCTCGACAGCCGCGCCAGCACGGTGGCCCGCAGTCTGCTGCGCGGTGCCCAGACCCAGGGCGCCGACCTGATTGTGATGAGCACCCACGGCCGCAGCGGTCTGGGCCGTCTACTGCTGGGCAGCGTGGCCGAAGAAGTAACCCGCCACGCGGCCGTGCCGGTGCTGCTGGTGCGCGCGGGCGACCCGGCGCCGCAGACGAGCAGCAGTGAAGCCCCCGCCTAG